A DNA window from Trichosurus vulpecula isolate mTriVul1 chromosome 2, mTriVul1.pri, whole genome shotgun sequence contains the following coding sequences:
- the LOC118840387 gene encoding LOW QUALITY PROTEIN: heterogeneous nuclear ribonucleoprotein K-like (The sequence of the model RefSeq protein was modified relative to this genomic sequence to represent the inferred CDS: inserted 2 bases in 1 codon; deleted 1 base in 1 codon) — METEQPEETFPNTETNGEFGKRPAEDMEEEQAFKRSRNTDEMVELRILLQSKNAGAVIGKGGKNIKALRTDYNASVSVPDSSGLEHILNISADIETIGEILKKIIPTLEEGLQLPSPTATSQLPLESDAVECLNYQHYKGSDFDCELRLLIHQXLAGGIIGVKGAKIKELRENAQTTIKLFQECCPHSTDRVVLIGGKPDRVVECIKIILDLISESPIKGRAQPYDPNFYDETYDYSGFTMMFDDRRGRPVGFPMRGRGGFDRMPPGRACPPMPPSRRDYDDMSPRRGPPPPPPGRGGRGGSRARNLPLPPPPTPRGGDLMAYDRRGRPGDRYDGMVGFSADETWDSAIDTWSPSEWQMAYEPQGGSGYDYSYAGGHGSYGDLGGPVITTQVTIPKDLAGSIIGKGGQRIKQIRHESGASIKIDEPLEGSEDRIITITGTQDQIQNAQYLLQNSVKQYSGKFF, encoded by the exons ATGGAGACTGAGCAGCCAGAAGAAACCTTCCCCAATACTGAAACCAACGGTGAATTTGGTAAGCGCCCTGCTGAAGATATGGAGGAGGAGCAGGCCTTTAAAAGATCTAGAAACACTGACGAGATGGTTGAACTGCGCATTTTGCTTCAAAGCAAGAATGCTGGAGCAGTGATTGGGAAAGGaggcaaaaatattaaagcaCTTCGTACAGACTACAATGCCAGTGTTTCAGTCCCAGACAGCAGTGGCCTCGAGCACATATTGAATATCAGTGCAGATATtgaaacaattggagaaattctgaagaaaatcaTCCCTACCTTGGAAGAGGGCCTGCAGTTACCATCACCCACTGCAACCAGCCAGCTCCCGCTCGAATCCGATGCTGTGGAATGCTTAAATTACCAACACTATAAAGGAAGCGACTTTGACTGCGAGTTAAGACTGTTGATTCACCA TCTGGCAGGAGGAATTATTGGGGTCAAAGGTGCTAAAATCAAAGAACTTCGAGAGAACGCTCAGACAACTATCAAGCTTTTCCAGGAATGCTGTCCTCATTCCACGGATAGAGTTGTTCTTATCGGAGGAAAGCCTGATAGGGTTGTGGAGTGCATAAAGATCATACTGGATCTTATATCTGAGTCTCCCATCAAAGGACGTGCACAACCCTATGATCCCAATTTCTATGATGAAACCTATGACTACAGTGGTTTCACAATGATGTTTGATGATCGACGAGGACGCCCTGTAGGATTTCCAATGCGGGGAAGAGGAGGCTTTGATAGAATGCCCCCAGGTCGTGCT TGCCCCCCTATGCCCCCATCTAGAAGAGATTATGATGACATGAGCCCTCGCAGAggacccccaccaccacctcctggACGTGGTGGCAGGGGCGGTAGCAGAGCTCggaatcttcctcttcctccaccgCCAACACCTAGAGGAGGAGATCTTATGGCttatgacagaagaggaagacCCGGTGACCGTTATGATGGCATGGTTGGTTTTAGTGCTGATGAGACTTGGGACTCTGCAATAGATACATGGAGTCCTTCCGAATGGCAGATGGCTTATGAACCACAGGGTGGTTCTGGATATGATTATTCCTATGCAGGGGGCCATGGCTCATATGGTGATCTTGGTGGACCCGTTATTACAACACAAGTAACTATTCCCAAAGATTTGGCTGGATCTATTATTGGCAAAGGTGGTCAGCGAATCAAACAAATACGTCATGAATCTGGAGCATCAATCAAAATTGATGAGCCTTTGGAAGGATCTGAGGATCGAATTATTACCATTACAGGAACACAGGACCAGATACAAAATGCACAGTATTTACTGCAAAACAGTGTGAAGCAGTATTCTGGAAAGTTTTTCTAA